Proteins encoded in a region of the Planococcus citri chromosome 1, ihPlaCitr1.1, whole genome shotgun sequence genome:
- the LOC135841668 gene encoding probable cytochrome P450 6a21 isoform X1 → MYILNTLILLSISAVLYIYWYFKKAHKFFDQCNVPHSKPHWFFGNMKDIITRKKTIWDAYGDVYEKHSSDRFFGVYTLHRPAVVIRDPELIKAVLVKDFSHFHDRGFPVNKEAEPMSMNLFNMPGDEWRNLRIKLTSTFTSGKMKMMFPLLKKCAEDIKPVLIKHYQDGQDFEAKDFCARYTTDVIGSCAFGIDIHSIRDPNSEFRQVGRNVFKSRWQMYLRMFFPNISTSMIKRLKLHFFDEGTCNYFQKIVKDMVKYREENNITRGDFLDILIAMKNHKELEKLKDQQDEADLAKFMAQIGNKKTIKNDVEMSIELLAAQCFIFFLGGFEGGSSTIMLTLFALAENPHIQSKLREEILSALEINGGELSYQTMKKIPYLEMVIDETLRKYPIGAVLFRTCTENYKIPDSNAVIKKGTQVIIPTAALHTDKEYFEKPHEFYPEHFSAEAKLNRHHFAFLPFGEGPRVCIAERFARMQVIVGLIYLLKEFSFELSPKTKVPLEYEPTGSIIVKGGIWLKCQPL, encoded by the exons ATGTACATCCTAAATACGTTAATTTTACTCTCCATTTCCGCGGTTCTATACATTTACTGGTACTTTAAAAAAGCACATAAGTTTTTCGATCAATGTAATGTACCACATTCTAAACCCCATTGGTTTTTCGGTAACATGAAGGATATAATcacgaggaaaaaaacaatatgGGATGCCTATGGAGATGTATATGAAAAACACTCTTCGGACAGATTCTTCGGAGTGTACACCTTACACAGACCAGCTGTTGTGATACGAGATCCCGAATTAATTAAGGCTGTTTTGGTGAaagatttttcccattttcacgATCGAGGATTTCCTGTAAATAAGGAGGCCGAACCGATGtcgatgaatttattcaacatGCCAG GTGACGAATGGAGAAATCTAAGAATAAAGCTGACAAGTACTTTTACcagtggaaaaatgaaaatgatgttccctttgttgaaaaaatgtgccgAAGACATCAAACCAGTGCTGATCAAACACTATCAGGATGGTCAGGATTTTGAGGCGAAAGACTTTTGCGCAAGATACACTACTGACGTGATAGGAAGTTGTGCTTTTGGAATAGATATACATTCGATAAGAGATCCTAACTCTGAATTCCGCCAAGTGGgcagaaatgttttcaaatcaaG ATGGCAGATGTACTTGAGAATGTTTTTCCCAAACATTTCGACATCGATGATAAAACGcttgaaattacattttttcgacGAGGGAACTTGtaattactttcaaaaaatcgttaaagACATGGTTAAGTACAGGGAAGAAAACAACATCACTCGAGGCGATTTCTTAGACATACTCATTGCCATGAAAAACCACAAAGAACTAGAAAAACTCAAAGATCAGCAAGACGAAGCCGACTTAGCTAAATTTATGGCTCAAATaggcaacaaaaaaacaatcaaaaatgatGTGG AGATGTCCATCGAATTATTGGCCGCTcaatgttttatatttttcttggGAGGTTTCGAAGGCGGCTCAAGTACGATAATGTTGACTTTATTCGCATTGGCTGAAAATCCACATATTCAAAGTAAACTCCGTGAAGAAATATTATCCGCGTTAGAAATTAATGGAGGTGAACTCTCATACCAGACGATGAAAAAGATCCCATATTTAGAAATGGTTATCGATG aaacttTGAGAAAATATCCAATCGGAGCAGTCCTGTTTCGTACATGTACCGAAAACTACAAAATACCAGATTCGAACGCGGTGATCAAAAAAGGAACCCAAGTAATAATTCCTACAGCTGCACTACATACTGACAaagaatatttcgaaaaaccaCACGAATTCTATCCCGAGCATTTCTCTGCCGAAGCGAAATTGAATCGTCATCATTTTGCATTTCTACCGTTTGGTGAAGGGCCTCGAGTTTGTATTG CTGAAAGATTTGCAAGAATGCAAGTTATCGTGGGATTGATTTACCTATTGAAGGAATTCTCGTTCGAATTATCCCCGAAGACTAAGGTACCATTAGAATACGAACCAACAGGATCAATAATCGTAAAAGGAGGAATTTGGTTGAAATGTCAACCACTGTAA
- the LOC135841668 gene encoding probable cytochrome P450 6a13 isoform X2: MSMNLFNMPGDEWRNLRIKLTSTFTSGKMKMMFPLLKKCAEDIKPVLIKHYQDGQDFEAKDFCARYTTDVIGSCAFGIDIHSIRDPNSEFRQVGRNVFKSRWQMYLRMFFPNISTSMIKRLKLHFFDEGTCNYFQKIVKDMVKYREENNITRGDFLDILIAMKNHKELEKLKDQQDEADLAKFMAQIGNKKTIKNDVEMSIELLAAQCFIFFLGGFEGGSSTIMLTLFALAENPHIQSKLREEILSALEINGGELSYQTMKKIPYLEMVIDETLRKYPIGAVLFRTCTENYKIPDSNAVIKKGTQVIIPTAALHTDKEYFEKPHEFYPEHFSAEAKLNRHHFAFLPFGEGPRVCIAERFARMQVIVGLIYLLKEFSFELSPKTKVPLEYEPTGSIIVKGGIWLKCQPL; this comes from the exons ATGtcgatgaatttattcaacatGCCAG GTGACGAATGGAGAAATCTAAGAATAAAGCTGACAAGTACTTTTACcagtggaaaaatgaaaatgatgttccctttgttgaaaaaatgtgccgAAGACATCAAACCAGTGCTGATCAAACACTATCAGGATGGTCAGGATTTTGAGGCGAAAGACTTTTGCGCAAGATACACTACTGACGTGATAGGAAGTTGTGCTTTTGGAATAGATATACATTCGATAAGAGATCCTAACTCTGAATTCCGCCAAGTGGgcagaaatgttttcaaatcaaG ATGGCAGATGTACTTGAGAATGTTTTTCCCAAACATTTCGACATCGATGATAAAACGcttgaaattacattttttcgacGAGGGAACTTGtaattactttcaaaaaatcgttaaagACATGGTTAAGTACAGGGAAGAAAACAACATCACTCGAGGCGATTTCTTAGACATACTCATTGCCATGAAAAACCACAAAGAACTAGAAAAACTCAAAGATCAGCAAGACGAAGCCGACTTAGCTAAATTTATGGCTCAAATaggcaacaaaaaaacaatcaaaaatgatGTGG AGATGTCCATCGAATTATTGGCCGCTcaatgttttatatttttcttggGAGGTTTCGAAGGCGGCTCAAGTACGATAATGTTGACTTTATTCGCATTGGCTGAAAATCCACATATTCAAAGTAAACTCCGTGAAGAAATATTATCCGCGTTAGAAATTAATGGAGGTGAACTCTCATACCAGACGATGAAAAAGATCCCATATTTAGAAATGGTTATCGATG aaacttTGAGAAAATATCCAATCGGAGCAGTCCTGTTTCGTACATGTACCGAAAACTACAAAATACCAGATTCGAACGCGGTGATCAAAAAAGGAACCCAAGTAATAATTCCTACAGCTGCACTACATACTGACAaagaatatttcgaaaaaccaCACGAATTCTATCCCGAGCATTTCTCTGCCGAAGCGAAATTGAATCGTCATCATTTTGCATTTCTACCGTTTGGTGAAGGGCCTCGAGTTTGTATTG CTGAAAGATTTGCAAGAATGCAAGTTATCGTGGGATTGATTTACCTATTGAAGGAATTCTCGTTCGAATTATCCCCGAAGACTAAGGTACCATTAGAATACGAACCAACAGGATCAATAATCGTAAAAGGAGGAATTTGGTTGAAATGTCAACCACTGTAA
- the LOC135841635 gene encoding probable cytochrome P450 6a13 → MYVLNTLILLSVSVVLYVYWYFKKAHKFFKQYNVPNPKPHWFFGNMKDIVMKKKTIWDAYKDVYEKHPSERFVGVYTLHRPAVLIRDPELIKSVLVKDFSHFHDRGFPVNKEAEPMSMNLFNMAGDEWRNLRIKLTSTFTSGKMKMMFPLLKKCADDIKPMLTKHYQNGEDFDAKDFCARYATDVIGSCAFGVDTNSIKDPNSEFRQVGRSVFKQRWQLLFRMFFPNISTSMIKRFKLQFFDEGVCNYFGKIVKDMVKYREENNITRGDFLDILIAMKNHKELEKLKDQQDEADLAKFMAQIGNKKTIKSEVEMSIELMAAQCFIFFVGGFEGASNTLMFTLFALAQNPHIQSKLRKEILSALENNGGELSYEMMKNIPYLEMVIDETLRKFPSGALLFRTCTENYKIPDSEAVITKGTQVIIPTSALHTDKEYYEKPDEFYPEHFSTQAKLNRHHFAFLPFGEGPRVCIAERFGRMQVIVGLIYLLKDFSFEVSPKTKVPLEFETAGSVAVKGGLWLKCRPL, encoded by the exons ATGTACGTCCTAAATACGTTAATTTTACTCTCCGTTTCCGTAGTTCTTTATGTTTACTGGTACTTCAAAAAAGCACATAAGTTTTTCAAGCAATACAATGTTCCAAATCCTAAACCACATTGGTTTTTCGGTAACATGAAAGATATagttatgaagaaaaaaacaatatggGATGCTTACAAGGATGTATATGAAAAACATCCTTCGGAAAGATTCGTCGGAGTGTACACCTTACACAGACCAGCTGTTCTGATACGAGATCCGGAATTAATTAAGTCTGTTTTAGTGAaagatttttcccattttcacgATCGAGGATTTCCTGTAAATAAGGAGGCCGAACCGATGtcgatgaatttattcaacatGGCAG GTGACGAATGGAGAAATCTAAGAATAAAGTTGACAAGTACTTTTACcagtggaaaaatgaaaatgatgtttccGTTGTTAAAAAAATGCGCCGATGACATCAAACCGATGCTGACCAAGCACTACCAAAACGGCGAGGATTTCGATGCGAAAGACTTTTGCGCAAGATACGCGACAGATGTGATAGGAAGTTGTGCTTTTGGAGTAGATACAAATTCGATAAAAGATCCTAACTCAGAATTTCGCCAAGTGGGCAGAAGTGTTTTCAAACAAAG ATGGCAGCTCTTATTTCGCATGTTTTTCCCGAACATTTCAACTTCGATGATAAAACGctttaaattacaatttttcgacGAGGGAGTCTGTAATTACTTCGGGAAAATCGTCAAAGACATGGTCAAGTACAGAGAAGAAAACAACATCACTCGAGGTGATTTTCTAGACATACTCATTGCCATGAAAAACCACAAAGAACTGGAAAAACTCAAAGATCAGCAAGACGAAgccgacttggccaaatttatGGCTCAAATaggcaataaaaaaacaatcaaaagtGAAGTCG AAATGTCTATCGAATTAATGGCTGCTcaatgttttatattttttgtcggAGGATTCGAAGGAGCCTCAAACACGTTAATGTTTACTTTATTTGCGTTAGCTCAAAATCCACATATTCAAAGTAAACTCCGTAAAGAAATATTATCCGCGTTAGAAAATAATGGAGGTGAACTCTCGTACgagatgatgaaaaatatcCCATATTTGGAAATGGTTATCGATG aAACTTTAAGAAAATTTCCATCCGGAGCGCTCCTGTTCCGCACATGTACCGAAAACTATAAAATCCCTGATTCGGAAGCGGTAATCACAAAAGGAACCCAAGTTATAATTCCTACATCAGCACTACACACTGATAAAGAATATTACGAAAAACCAGACGAATTCTATCCCGAGCATTTCTCTACCCAAGCGAAACTAAATCGTCATCATTTTGCCTTTCTGCCGTTTGGCGAAGGCCCTCGAGTTTGCATTG CTGAAAGATTTGGAAGAATGCAAGTTATCGTGGGATTAATTTACTTATTGAAAGATTTCTCGTTCGAGGTATCCCCCAAGACAAAGGTGCCTTTAGAATTCGAAACTGCAGGATCAGTAGCCGTAAAAGGAGGACTTTGGTTGAAATGTCGGCCACTGTAA
- the LOC135841627 gene encoding probable cytochrome P450 6a21, with product MYILNTLILLSISAVLYVYWYFKKAHKFFDQCNVPYPKPHWFFGNMKDMITKKKTIWDAYGDVYEKHPSDRFFGVYTLHRPAVVIRDPELIKAVLVKDFSHFHDRGFPVNKEAEPMSMNLFNMAGDEWRNLRIKLTSTFTSGKMKMMFPLLKKCAEDIKPMLTKHYQDGEDFEAKDFCARFATDVIGSCAFGVDTHSIKNPNSEFRQVGRSVFKQRWQTLFRMFFPNIPTSMIKRLKLQFFDEGICNYFEKIVKDMVKYREENNITRGDFLDILIAMKNHKELEKLKDQQAEADLAKFMAQIGNKKTIKNDVEMSIELIAAQCFIFFVGGFEGASNTLMFTLFALAENPHIQSKLREEILSALESNGGELTYEMMKNIPYLEMVIDETLRKFPSGALLFRTCTENYKIPDSDAVIQKGTQVIIPTIALHADKKYYEKPDEFYPEHFSAEAKLNRHHFVFLPFGEGPRVCIAERFGRMQVIVGLIYLLKDFSFESSPKTKVPLEYEPTGSISIKRGIWLKCRPL from the exons ATGTACATCCTAAATACGTTAATTTTACTCTCCATTTCCGCGGTTCTCTACGTTTACTGGTACTTTAAAAAAGCACATAAGTTTTTCGATCAATGCAATGTGCCTTATCCCAAACCACATTGGTTTTTCGGTAACATGAAAGATATGatcacgaagaaaaaaacaatatggGATGCCTACGGAGATGTATATGAAAAACACCCTTCGGACAGATTCTTCGGCGTGTACACCTTACACAGGCCAGCTGTTGTTATACGAGATCCGGAATTAATTAAGGCTGTTTTAGTGAaagatttttcccattttcacgATCGAGGATTTCCTGTAAATAAGGAGGCCGAACCGATGTCcatgaatttattcaacatGGCAG GTGACGAATGGAGAAATCTAAGAATAAAGCTGACAAGTACTTTTACCAGcggtaaaatgaaaatgatgtttccgttgttgaaaaaatgtgccgAAGATATCAAACCGATGCTGACCAAACACTACCAAGATGGCGAGGATTTCGAGGCGAAAGACTTCTGTGCAAGATTCGCGACAGACGTAATAGGCAGTTGTGCTTTTGGAGTAGACACACATTCGATAAAAAATCCTAACTCGGAATTTCGCCAAGTGGGCAGAAGTGTTTTCAAACAAAG gtgGCAGACCTTATTTCGTATGTTTTTCCCCAACATTCCGACATCCATGATAAAACGcttgaaattacaatttttcgacGAGGGAATTTGTAATTACTTCGAGAAAATCGTCAAAGACATGGTCAAGTACAGAGAAGAAAACAACATCACTCGAGGCGACTTCCTGGACATACTCATTGCTATGAAAAACCACAAAGAACTGGAAAAACTCAAAGATCAGCAAGCCGAAGCAGACTTGGCAAAATTTATGGCTCAAATaggcaataaaaaaacaatcaaaaatgatGTGG AAATGTCCATCGAATTAATCGCCGCTCAGTGCTTTATATTTTTCGTTGGAGGATTTGAAGGTGCCTCCAATACATTGATGTTTACTTTATTCGCGTTAGCTGAAAATCCACATATTCAAAGTAAACTGCGTGAAGAAATATTGTCCGCTTTAGAAAGTAACGGAGGCGAACTCACCTACgagatgatgaaaaatatcCCCTATTTGGAAATGGTTATCGATG aaacattgagaaaatttccCTCTGGAGCACTTTTGTTTCGCACATGTaccgaaaattacaaaataccaGATTCGGATGCAGTAATACAAAAAGGAACCCAAGTAATAATTCCTACAATAGCACTACACGCtgataaaaaatattacgaaaaaccAGACGAATTCTATCCCGAGCATTTCTCTGCCGAAGCGAAACTGAATCGTCATCATTTTGTGTTCCTACCTTTTGGCGAAGGGCCTCGAGTTTGTATTG CTGAAAGATTTGGAAGAATGCAAGTTATCGTGGGATTAATTTACCTATTGAAGGATTTCTCGTTCGAATCATCTCCCAAGACAAAGGTACCATTAGAATACGAACCTACAGGATCAATATCCATAAAACGAGGAATTTGGTTGAAATGTCGACCACTGTAA
- the LOC135836053 gene encoding cytochrome P450 6k1-like encodes MKKPLWDLYKDIYEKHASNRFVGMYNIHKPTVLIRDPELFKMILVKDFSYFQDRGISLNKEADPMSTNLFNSSGKHVYTLRGPTPGGELRSPPSLYTCSSFKEHYWTYFFGSSFHNEIHLQLRSNLMQSSQTRHIYLSFKPSMTNNGQFGENCEKIRGANRNRKKPMKLMFPLLKKCAEDIKPALMKYYEQGEDFEAKDLSARFGTDVIGSCAFGVDTHSLLDPESEFRNVGRLMTKPRWQLIFRMLFPNLPTKVIKLFKLFFFNEEMCNYFEKIVKDLVKYREENNVTRGDFLDILIALKNQKEREKLEDQQAEADLAKFMAQIGNKKTIKSDVEMSIELMAAQCFIFFVAGFEGSSNTIMFALFYLAENPHIQNKLRQEILSALETNGGELSYEMMRNIPYLNMVIEETFRKIPAGAVLFRSCTENYKIPESNAVIKKGTQVIIPLLALHNDRKYFEKPEEFYPEHFSSEAKLNRHNFAFLPFGEGPRVCIAERFGRMQVIVGLIYLLKDFSFELSPKTKVPLELETTGGVAVKGGMWMKCRPL; translated from the exons ATGAAGAAACCATTATGGGACTTGTACAAAGACATATACGAGAAACATGCTTCGAACCGATTCGTCGGAATGTACAACATACATAAACCCACGGTGCTGATACGAGATCCggaattgttcaaaatgataTTAGTTAAagatttttcctattttcaagaTCGTGGAATTTCTCTTAATAAAGAGGCCGATCCGATGtcaacgaatttattcaactcATCAGGTAAACATGTTTATAcacttcgcggcccaacccccggcGGAGAGCTTCGCTCACCCCCTTCATTGTACACTTGCTCATCATTTAAAGAGCATTATTGGACATATTTTTTTGGCTCGAGCTTTCATAATGAAATTCATCT gCAATTGCGAAGTAATTTGATGCAATCTTCTCAAACTAGGCATATTTACCTATCATTTAAGCCCTCGATGACCAAtaatggtcaatttggtgaaaactgtgaaaa aatcaggggtgctaaccgtaaccgcaaaaaaccgaTGAAATTGATGTTTCCTTTGCTGAAAAAATGCGCCGAAGACATTAAACCAGCATTAATGAAATACTACGAACAAGGCGAGGATTTCGAGGCGAAAGACCTCAGTGCAAGATTCGGAACAGACGTTATAGGCAGTTGTGCATTTGGAGTAGACACTCATTCGTTACTGGATCCCGAATCTGAATTTCGCAATGTAGGCCGATTGATGACCAAACCGAG ATGGCAGCTCATATTTCGGATGCTTTTTCCAAACCTACCAACAAAGGTAATAAAACTCTTCAAGCTATTCTTTTTCAATGAAGAGATGTgcaattactttgaaaaaatcgtcaaagaCTTGGTCAAGTACAGAGAAGAAAACAACGTCACTCGAGGTGATTTTCTCGACATACTAATTGCCTTGAAAAACCAAAAGGAACGAGAAAAACTCGAAGATCAACAAGCCGAGGCCGATTTGGCCAAATTTATGGCTCAAATaggcaataaaaaaacaatcaagAGTGATGTCG aAATGTCCATCGAATTGATGGCCGCTCAGTGCTTCATATTTTTCGTGGCAGGATTCGAAGGCTCCTCAAACACAATAATGTTTGCTTTGTTTTACCTAGCTGAAAATCCACACATTCAAAATAAACTCCGCCAAGAAATATTATCCGCACTGGAAACCAACGGGGGTGAACTCTCCTATGAGATGATGAGAAATATTCCATACTTGAATATGGTCATCGAAG aaaccTTCAGAAAGATTCCGGCAGGAGCAGTTCTTTTTCGCTCATGCACCGAAAACTACAAAATACCGGAATCGAATGCGGTGATAAAAAAAGGCACTCAAGTAATAATTCCTCTCCTAGCACTACACAACGATAGAAAATACTTCGAGAAACCAGAGGAATTCTATCCCGAGCATTTCTCTTCGGAGGCAAAACTCAATCGACATAATTTCGCGTTTCTACCATTCGGTGAAGGCCCTCGAGTTTGTATTG cTGAAAGATTTGGCAGAATGCAAGTTATCGTTGGATTAATTTACTTATTGAAGGATTTCTCCTTTGAGCTATCCCCAAAGACAAAGGTCCCATTGGAGTTAGAAACTACAGGAGGCGTAGCAGTAAAAGGAGGAATGTGGATGAAATGTCGACCATTGTAA
- the LOC135841683 gene encoding probable cytochrome P450 6a13, whose translation MYILNTLILLSISALLYVYWFLKKSHKFFDQYNIPYPKPHWLFGNVKDMVLMKKPFWDMYKEIYEKHSSNRFIGIYNIHKPTVLIRDPELIKMILIKDFPHFQDHGFSPNKEAEPMMTNLFNLEGDEWRNLRIKLTSTFTSGKMKMMFPLLKKCGENIKPALIKYYEQGEDFDAKDFCARFTTDVIGSCAFGVDTHSLLDPESEFRKVGKMITKPRWQTVFRTLFPNLPTTVIKRFKLYFLDNEMCNYFQKIVKDMVKYREENNVTRGDFLDILIALKNQKEREKLKDQQAEDDLAKFMAQTGSKKTIKSDVEMSTELMAAQCFIFFLGGFESASSIIMFNLFWLAENPHIQNKLRQEILSALETNGGELSYEMMRNIPYLNMVMDETFRKIPIGTVLSRSCTETYKIPESNAVIKKGTQVIIPVLALHSDRKYFEKPEEFYPEHFSTEAKLNRHHFAFLPFGEGPRICIAERFGRMQVIVGLIYLLKDFFFELSPKTKVPLEIENAGVLKIKGGVWLKCRPL comes from the exons ATGTATATCCTAAATACGTTAATTTTGCTCTCCATTTCCGCGCTACTATACGTTTACTGGTTCTTAAAAAAATCGCATAAGTTTTTCGATCAATATAACATACCGTATCCTAAACCGCATTGGCTTTTCGGTAATGTGAAAGATATGGTCTTGATGAAGAAACCATTTTGGGACATGTACAAAGAAATATACGAGAAACATTCCTCGAACCGATTTATTGGAATATACAACATACATAAGCCCACGGTGTTGATAAGAGATCCGGAATTGATCAAGATGATATTGATTAAAGATTTTCCCCATTTTCAAGATCATGGATTTTCTCCTAATAAAGAGGCCGAACCGATGATGACGAATTTATTCAACCTGGAag GTGACGAGTGGAGGAATCTACGAATCAAGTTGACCAGCACATTTACCagcggaaaaatgaaaatgatgttccCTTTGCTGAAAAAATGCGGCGAAAACATCAAACCAGCTTTAATCAAATACTACGAACAAGGCGAGGATTTCGATGCGAAAGACTTTTGCGCAAGATTCACAACAGACGTTATTGGTAGTTGTGCATTTGGAGTAGACACTCATTCGTTACTGGATCCCGAATCAGAATTTCGCAAAGTAGGCAAAATGATAACTAAACCGAG ATGGCAGACCGTGTTTCGAACGCTTTTTCCAAACCTCCCAACAACGGTAATAAAACGCTTCAAGTTGTACTTTTTGGATAACGAGATgtgcaattattttcaaaaaattgtcaaagacaTGGTCAAGTACAGAGAAGAAAACAACGTCACTCGAGGCGATTTTCTTGACATACTGATTGCCTTGAAAAACCAAAAGGAACGAGAAAAACTCAAAGATCAACAAGCCGAGGACGATTTGGCCAAATTTATGGCTCAAACAGGCAGCAAAAAAACAATCAAGAGTGATGTCG AAATGTCCACCGAATTAATGGCCGCTCAGTGCTTCATATTTTTCCTGGGAGGATTTGAAAGCGCCTCGAGCATAATAATGTTCAATTTGTTTTGGCTAGCTGAAAATCCACATATTCAAAATAAACTCCGCCAAGAAATATTATCTGCATTGGAAACCAACGGCGGTGAACTCTCCTACGAGATGATGAGAAATATTCCATACTTAAATATGGTTATGGATG aaaccTTCAGAAAGATCCCGATAGGAACAGTTCTTTCTCGCTCATGTACCGAAACCTACAAAATACCGGAATCGAATGCGGTGATTAAAAAAGGTACTCAAGTAATAATTCCTGTCCTGGCATTACACAGCGATAGAAAATACTTCGAAAAACCAGAGGAATTTTATCCCGAGCATTTCTCTACGGAAGCAAAACTCAATCGACATCATTTCGCATTTCTGCCATTCGGCGAAGGCCCTCGAATTTGTATAG CTGAAAGATTTGGAAGAATGCAAGTCATCGTGGGATTAATTTACTTATTGAAGGATTTCTTCTTTGAGCTTTCCCCAAAGACAAAGGTTCCATTGGAGATTGAAAATGCAGGAGTACTAAAAATAAAAGGAGGAGTGTGGTTAAAATGTCGACCATTATGA